One window from the genome of Streptomyces sp. NBC_00287 encodes:
- the meaB gene encoding methylmalonyl Co-A mutase-associated GTPase MeaB: MQDVSTLVAQAREGRPRAVARLISLVEGASPQLREVMATLAPLTGGAYVVGLTGSPGVGKSTTTSALVTAYRKQGKRVGVLAVDPSSPFSGGALLGDRVRMSEHSSDPGVYIRSMATRGHLGGLAWSAPQAIRVLDAAGCDVILVETVGVGQSEVEIASQADTSVVLLAPGMGDGIQAAKAGILEIGDVYVVNKADRDGADATARELNHMLGLGESRGPGDWRPPIVKTVAARAEGIDEVVEALEKHRAWMEEHGVLAERRQARASREVETIAVTALRERIGDLHGDRRLGALAERIVAGDLDPYRAADELVEGLTRG, encoded by the coding sequence ATGCAGGACGTCTCCACGCTGGTGGCCCAGGCCAGGGAGGGCAGGCCGCGGGCCGTGGCTCGCCTGATCTCCCTGGTGGAGGGGGCGTCCCCGCAGCTCAGGGAGGTCATGGCGACACTCGCGCCGCTGACGGGTGGGGCGTACGTGGTCGGCCTGACCGGTTCCCCGGGGGTCGGCAAGTCGACGACGACGTCCGCCCTGGTGACGGCGTACCGCAAGCAGGGCAAGCGGGTCGGGGTGCTTGCGGTGGATCCGTCGTCGCCGTTCTCGGGGGGTGCGCTGCTGGGCGACCGCGTGCGGATGTCGGAACACTCCTCCGACCCGGGCGTCTACATCCGCTCGATGGCGACGCGCGGCCACCTGGGCGGTCTGGCCTGGTCCGCCCCGCAGGCGATCAGGGTCCTGGACGCGGCGGGCTGTGACGTGATCCTGGTCGAGACGGTCGGGGTGGGGCAGTCGGAGGTGGAGATTGCGTCGCAGGCGGATACGTCGGTGGTGCTGCTGGCTCCGGGGATGGGCGACGGCATCCAGGCGGCGAAGGCCGGGATCCTGGAGATCGGCGATGTGTATGTCGTCAACAAGGCCGACCGGGACGGAGCGGACGCGACCGCTCGCGAGCTGAACCACATGCTGGGCCTGGGCGAGTCCCGCGGCCCCGGCGACTGGCGGCCGCCGATCGTGAAGACGGTCGCGGCCCGTGCCGAGGGCATCGACGAGGTCGTCGAGGCGCTGGAGAAGCACCGGGCGTGGATGGAGGAGCACGGAGTCCTCGCGGAGCGCCGCCAGGCCCGGGCCTCCCGTGAGGTGGAGACGATCGCGGTGACGGCCCTGCGGGAGCGGATCGGCGACCTGCACGGCGACCGGCGCCTCGGCGCATTGGCGGAACGGATCGTGGCTGGTGACTTGGACCCGTACAGGGCGGCGGACGAACTGGTTGAGGGCCTGACGCGCGGCTAG
- a CDS encoding PepSY domain-containing protein, producing the protein MKRNIVIATVAAAALVGGGTAVAFAGGDDDARTTSTTTAAKGDSQRTVELKDDDSAEARTAKVTAVEAIEAALKERPGTAVSADLDDSDDSDDDHRGWEIEILGQGTTSYTVGVDLTTGKILGTHTDTDDDADEDGAALKGITARDAAEAAAAKGFVTSLDLDDDDRTTSWDVETEDARGAEHSWNVDLKTAKVTADRNDDRNDDDSDDSDDSDDSDD; encoded by the coding sequence ATGAAGCGCAACATCGTCATCGCCACCGTCGCTGCGGCCGCCCTGGTGGGCGGAGGCACCGCGGTCGCCTTCGCGGGCGGCGACGACGACGCGCGTACGACGTCGACGACCACCGCGGCGAAGGGGGATTCGCAGCGGACGGTGGAGCTGAAGGACGACGACTCCGCGGAGGCTCGGACGGCGAAGGTGACGGCTGTGGAGGCGATCGAGGCGGCGCTGAAGGAGCGGCCGGGTACGGCGGTGTCGGCGGACCTCGATGACTCCGACGACTCCGATGACGACCACCGCGGCTGGGAGATCGAGATCCTGGGTCAGGGGACGACGTCGTACACGGTCGGGGTGGACCTGACGACGGGCAAGATCCTCGGGACGCACACGGACACCGACGATGACGCCGACGAAGACGGGGCCGCCCTGAAGGGCATCACGGCCCGGGACGCGGCCGAGGCCGCCGCGGCGAAGGGCTTCGTCACGTCGCTGGACCTGGACGACGACGACCGCACGACGAGCTGGGACGTGGAGACGGAGGACGCGCGGGGCGCGGAGCACAGCTGGAACGTCGACCTGAAGACGGCCAAGGTCACGGCGGACCGGAACGACGACCGGAATGACGACGACTCGGACGACTCGGACGACTCGGACGACTCGGACGACTGA
- a CDS encoding response regulator transcription factor has translation MRLLIVEDEKRLALSLAKGLSAEGYAVDVVHDGLEGLHRASESPYDLVILDIMLPGMNGYRVCSALRAAGNDVPILMLTAKDGEYDEAEGLDTGADDYLTKPFSYVVLVARVKALLRRRGQGAGASPVHIHGDLKVDTAARRVFLGDEEVTLTAKEFAVLEQLVTRAGQVVSKAEILEHVWDFAYEGDPNIVEVYVSTLRRKLRAGLIRTVRGAGYRLETER, from the coding sequence ATGCGCCTGCTGATCGTCGAGGACGAGAAACGTCTTGCCCTGTCCCTGGCCAAGGGGCTGTCGGCCGAGGGCTACGCCGTGGACGTGGTCCATGACGGGCTGGAGGGGCTGCATCGGGCGAGCGAGTCGCCGTACGACCTCGTGATCCTCGACATCATGCTGCCCGGCATGAACGGCTACCGCGTCTGCTCCGCCCTGCGCGCCGCCGGCAACGACGTACCGATCCTGATGCTCACCGCCAAGGACGGCGAGTACGACGAGGCGGAGGGGCTGGACACGGGTGCGGACGACTACCTGACCAAGCCGTTCTCGTACGTCGTTCTCGTCGCCCGCGTCAAGGCGCTGCTGCGGCGCCGTGGACAGGGCGCCGGGGCCTCGCCCGTGCACATCCACGGCGACCTCAAGGTCGACACCGCCGCCCGCCGGGTGTTCCTCGGTGACGAGGAAGTCACCCTCACCGCCAAGGAGTTCGCGGTCCTGGAGCAGCTCGTGACGCGGGCCGGACAGGTGGTGTCCAAGGCCGAGATCCTGGAGCACGTCTGGGACTTCGCGTACGAGGGCGACCCCAACATCGTCGAGGTGTACGTCAGCACCCTGCGCCGCAAGCTGCGCGCCGGGCTCATCCGGACGGTCCGGGGCGCCGGTTACCGGCTGGAGACGGAACGATGA
- a CDS encoding sensor histidine kinase, with protein MRRLFGSVRSRATLGATLVVAVALLAAGAAVLLSLRSNLMDQAGTRAERTARNIAAQLASGQAYNDLDLDDETPIQVVDASGTLVAAGDDLERISGTGTDEVTPRPGADPTTGGDDEDDDDDVSLEPGEIAEEADFTDGSATIDGTPEDYRFAAVQVDAGDRGQFTVTAGGSLDAEQSAVNTATTAMLVGFPLLLGVVAAVTWLVTRRALRPVEGIRREMAEITASEDLSRRVPEPGTHDEVARLARTTNETLSALETSVERQRRFVADASHELRSPIASLRTQLEVAAAHPEFLDLDGAVEDTVRLQHLAADLLLLARLDAGERPTDARVDLAALAEEEAEGRAGVTVSADRPVEVAGSRGQLGRVLANLLNNAGRHARSAITVTVRGEGDRAVVQVADDGDGVAEADRERIFERFVRLDEARSRDDGGAGLGLAIARDVAERHGGTLTVREAPTGGALFELRLPIA; from the coding sequence ATGAGAAGGCTCTTCGGCTCGGTCCGGTCGCGGGCCACGCTCGGCGCCACCCTCGTCGTCGCGGTGGCCCTGCTGGCGGCGGGCGCCGCCGTCCTGCTGTCCCTGCGGTCCAATCTGATGGACCAGGCGGGGACCAGGGCGGAGCGCACGGCGCGGAACATCGCCGCCCAGCTCGCCTCCGGACAGGCGTACAACGACCTGGACCTGGACGACGAGACGCCGATCCAGGTCGTCGACGCGAGCGGCACCCTGGTCGCGGCCGGCGATGATCTGGAGCGGATCAGCGGGACGGGGACGGACGAGGTCACCCCCCGGCCGGGGGCCGACCCCACCACCGGTGGCGACGACGAAGACGACGATGACGACGTCTCCCTCGAACCCGGCGAGATCGCCGAGGAGGCCGACTTCACCGACGGCTCGGCGACCATCGACGGCACGCCCGAGGACTACCGGTTCGCCGCGGTCCAGGTCGACGCCGGTGACCGGGGTCAGTTCACTGTCACCGCCGGTGGCTCCCTGGACGCCGAGCAGAGCGCGGTGAACACCGCGACCACCGCCATGCTGGTCGGCTTCCCGCTGCTGCTCGGTGTCGTCGCGGCCGTGACCTGGCTGGTCACCCGGCGGGCCCTGCGCCCGGTGGAGGGCATCCGGCGGGAGATGGCCGAGATCACCGCCTCCGAGGATCTGTCGCGGCGGGTGCCGGAGCCGGGCACGCACGACGAGGTCGCCCGGCTGGCCCGGACCACCAACGAGACCCTCTCCGCCCTGGAGACCTCCGTCGAACGCCAGCGCCGCTTCGTCGCCGACGCCTCCCACGAACTGCGCAGCCCGATCGCCTCCCTGCGCACCCAGCTCGAAGTGGCCGCCGCCCACCCGGAGTTCCTGGACCTGGACGGGGCGGTCGAGGACACCGTACGGCTACAACATCTCGCCGCCGACCTGCTGTTGCTCGCCCGACTCGACGCGGGGGAGCGGCCCACCGACGCACGGGTGGATCTCGCCGCGCTGGCCGAGGAGGAGGCCGAAGGGAGGGCCGGGGTGACGGTGTCGGCGGACCGGCCGGTGGAAGTGGCCGGATCCCGGGGGCAATTGGGACGAGTGCTCGCCAATCTGCTGAACAACGCCGGCCGGCACGCCCGTTCCGCGATCACCGTGACCGTCCGCGGAGAAGGGGACCGGGCCGTCGTCCAGGTCGCCGACGACGGGGACGGCGTGGCCGAGGCCGACCGGGAGCGGATCTTCGAGCGATTCGTACGGCTGGACGAGGCCCGCAGTCGTGACGACGGCGGTGCCGGTCTCGGCCTCGCCATCGCCCGCGACGTCGCCGAGCGCCACGGCGGCACACTCACGGTGCGCGAAGCGCCGACAGGCGGAGCTCTTTTCGAGCTCCGCCTGCCTATCGCCTAA
- a CDS encoding MarR family winged helix-turn-helix transcriptional regulator, with protein sequence METETATRWLTDAEQCAWRTHLEVNRLLTYQLEKDLQPFGLTMNDYEILVNLSESEDVRMRMSDLASATLQSKSRLSHQITRMENANLVRRENCESDRRGLYAVLTEHGMETMKKVSPHHVASVRRHFIDLLSPEALTELSKALKPIAEHLRGQRGRP encoded by the coding sequence ATGGAGACCGAGACGGCCACGCGCTGGCTGACCGATGCGGAGCAGTGCGCCTGGCGCACCCACCTGGAGGTCAACAGGCTGTTGACGTACCAGCTCGAAAAGGACCTGCAGCCGTTCGGCCTGACAATGAACGACTACGAGATCCTGGTGAACCTCTCCGAGTCGGAGGACGTACGGATGCGGATGAGCGACCTCGCGTCGGCCACCCTGCAGTCCAAGAGCCGCCTCTCCCACCAGATCACGCGCATGGAGAACGCGAACCTGGTCCGCCGCGAGAACTGCGAGTCCGACCGCCGTGGGCTCTACGCCGTCCTCACCGAGCACGGCATGGAGACGATGAAGAAGGTCTCGCCACACCATGTGGCGTCCGTGCGCAGGCACTTCATCGACCTGCTCTCCCCCGAGGCACTCACCGAGCTCAGCAAGGCGCTGAAGCCGATCGCAGAGCATCTGCGCGGACAGCGCGGCCGCCCCTGA
- a CDS encoding AIM24 family protein, translating to MSTYPGAGPVVHDPMTLPSDDNVNNYTFCVELKGSQWFLQKGKMIAYYGSMDFNGIGHGRLDRLVRTSFHSPLHASDWVVAEGSGKMLLADRAFDVNSYDLEDGNLTIRSGNLLAFQPSLALKQSIVPGFLTLVGTGKFVAASNGPVVFMEPPIRVDPQALVGWADCPSPCHHYDYGYMTGLMGGLRAMTGLGGASGEEHQFEFVGAGTVLLQSSEALMAEQATGAIPHQAGVPGSGGSTGGSQQGAAPRLPGQLGDLQRRFGL from the coding sequence GTGAGCACCTACCCGGGTGCGGGTCCCGTGGTCCACGACCCGATGACCCTGCCGTCCGACGACAACGTCAACAACTACACCTTCTGCGTCGAGCTCAAAGGGAGCCAGTGGTTCCTGCAGAAGGGGAAGATGATCGCCTACTACGGCTCGATGGACTTCAACGGCATCGGACACGGCCGACTGGACCGCCTCGTCCGTACGTCCTTCCATTCGCCTCTGCACGCGAGCGACTGGGTCGTGGCCGAGGGCTCGGGCAAGATGCTCCTCGCCGACCGGGCCTTCGATGTGAATTCGTACGACCTCGAAGACGGCAACCTGACCATTCGCTCAGGCAACCTGCTCGCTTTTCAGCCAAGTCTCGCGCTGAAGCAGTCGATCGTGCCGGGTTTTCTGACGCTGGTCGGAACCGGAAAGTTCGTGGCCGCATCTAACGGTCCGGTGGTGTTCATGGAACCCCCGATCCGGGTGGATCCGCAGGCGCTCGTCGGCTGGGCCGACTGTCCCTCGCCGTGCCATCACTACGACTACGGCTATATGACCGGCCTGATGGGCGGTCTACGTGCAATGACAGGCCTTGGAGGGGCCTCCGGAGAGGAGCACCAGTTCGAGTTCGTGGGAGCCGGCACAGTGCTCCTGCAGTCCTCCGAGGCGCTCATGGCCGAGCAGGCGACAGGGGCGATTCCGCACCAGGCGGGGGTGCCCGGAAGTGGTGGTTCGACAGGTGGCTCACAGCAAGGCGCCGCACCGCGCCTTCCCGGACAGCTGGGGGACCTCCAGCGTCGCTTCGGGCTGTGA
- a CDS encoding AIM24 family protein, whose protein sequence is MALREINSKMVEATVLPGQRLFSQRGAMLAYKGEVSFTPNTSGGQGGLMSMIGRRVANEATPLMTVEGSGTVLFGHGGHHVQVIGLTGDTLYVEADRLLAFEGTLEQGTMFMGSQGGVMGMVRGQVTGQGLFTTTLKGHGSVAVMAHGGVLEIPITPQRPVHVDPQAYVAHHGDVRNKLSTALGWRDMVGRGSGEAFQLELSGSGAVYVQASEEKL, encoded by the coding sequence ATGGCCTTGCGTGAGATCAACTCCAAGATGGTCGAGGCGACCGTCCTGCCCGGGCAACGGCTGTTCAGCCAGCGGGGCGCGATGCTCGCCTACAAGGGCGAGGTGTCCTTCACCCCCAACACCTCGGGCGGCCAGGGCGGACTGATGTCGATGATCGGACGCCGGGTGGCCAATGAGGCGACCCCGCTGATGACCGTCGAGGGCAGCGGCACCGTCCTGTTCGGGCACGGCGGCCACCACGTCCAGGTGATCGGCCTCACCGGCGACACCCTGTACGTCGAGGCGGACCGCCTGCTGGCCTTCGAGGGCACCCTGGAGCAGGGCACGATGTTCATGGGCTCCCAGGGCGGCGTGATGGGCATGGTCCGCGGCCAGGTCACCGGCCAGGGACTGTTCACCACGACCCTGAAGGGACACGGCTCGGTCGCCGTCATGGCGCACGGCGGCGTCCTGGAGATCCCCATCACCCCCCAACGCCCGGTCCATGTCGACCCGCAGGCCTACGTCGCCCACCACGGCGACGTACGCAACAAGCTGTCGACCGCGCTCGGCTGGCGGGACATGGTGGGCCGGGGCTCCGGCGAGGCCTTCCAGCTGGAGCTCAGCGGCAGCGGTGCGGTGTACGTCCAGGCCTCGGAGGAGAAGCTGTGA
- a CDS encoding AIM24 family protein: protein MFRVQGSKVLAVEMTGDAVKAKNGSMVAYDGQMAFKKLSGGGEGIRGMVTRRITGEQMTVMEVKGHGTCWFADRASEINLVGLQGDKLYVESSNLLATDGGLRTGTSFTGLRGASQGNGLFTTTVEGHGQAAITSDGPAVVLRVSAQYPLTVDPGAYIAHQGNLRQSFQSGVTFRTLMGEGGGEAFQIRFEGDGLVYVQPSERNTIAGDV from the coding sequence ATGTTCCGAGTTCAAGGCAGCAAGGTGCTCGCCGTCGAGATGACCGGGGACGCCGTGAAGGCGAAGAACGGCTCGATGGTCGCGTACGACGGACAGATGGCGTTCAAGAAGCTGAGCGGGGGTGGCGAGGGCATCCGCGGCATGGTGACCCGGCGCATCACCGGCGAGCAGATGACGGTGATGGAGGTCAAGGGGCACGGGACCTGCTGGTTCGCGGACCGGGCGTCCGAAATCAACCTCGTGGGCCTCCAGGGGGACAAGCTGTACGTGGAGTCGAGCAATCTGCTCGCGACGGACGGGGGCCTGAGAACCGGCACCTCCTTCACCGGCCTGCGCGGCGCCTCGCAGGGCAACGGCCTGTTCACCACGACCGTGGAAGGGCACGGACAGGCGGCGATCACCTCGGACGGCCCGGCGGTCGTGCTGCGGGTGAGCGCGCAGTACCCGCTGACCGTCGACCCCGGGGCGTACATCGCCCACCAGGGCAACCTCCGCCAGTCCTTCCAGTCCGGCGTCACCTTCCGCACGCTGATGGGCGAGGGCGGCGGCGAGGCCTTCCAGATCCGGTTCGAGGGCGACGGCCTGGTCTACGTACAGCCGAGCGAGCGGAACACGATCGCGGGGGATGTGTGA
- a CDS encoding DUF3817 domain-containing protein: MDIKTATALRRLRLVSAPEAVSFLLLLTCSVLKRTTEFDAVRPMGYIHGVLFILYVIFWADAWNRAKWPLKTGVIYFVLAVLPTGGFFAERMLKREAEDAVIASRARQEGAVKTS, translated from the coding sequence GTGGACATCAAGACCGCCACCGCCCTCCGCCGCCTCCGCCTCGTCTCCGCGCCCGAGGCGGTCTCCTTTCTGCTGCTGCTCACATGCTCGGTGCTCAAGCGCACGACGGAATTCGACGCAGTGCGGCCCATGGGGTACATCCACGGCGTCCTGTTCATCCTGTACGTGATCTTCTGGGCGGACGCCTGGAACCGTGCGAAGTGGCCGCTGAAGACCGGCGTCATCTACTTCGTGCTCGCAGTCCTGCCCACCGGCGGCTTCTTCGCCGAGCGCATGCTCAAGCGCGAGGCCGAGGATGCGGTCATCGCCTCCCGTGCCCGCCAGGAGGGCGCGGTCAAGACCTCATGA
- a CDS encoding MTH1187 family thiamine-binding protein, which yields MIVAFSVTPLGVGEDVGEYVADAVRVVRESGLPHRTDAMFTSIEGEWDEVMDVVKRAVAAVEARAPRVSLVLKADIRPSVTDGLTSKVETVERYLAQ from the coding sequence ATGATCGTCGCCTTCTCCGTGACACCGCTCGGTGTCGGCGAGGACGTGGGGGAGTACGTCGCCGACGCCGTCCGTGTGGTCCGCGAGTCCGGCCTGCCGCATCGCACCGACGCGATGTTCACCTCGATCGAGGGCGAGTGGGACGAGGTCATGGACGTCGTGAAGCGCGCGGTCGCCGCCGTGGAGGCACGCGCCCCGCGCGTGTCCCTGGTCCTCAAGGCGGACATCCGGCCCTCAGTGACGGACGGTCTCACCTCCAAGGTGGAGACGGTGGAGCGGTACCTCGCCCAGTAG
- a CDS encoding SchA/CurD-like domain-containing protein has product MTTSPYTSQSAFDGSRMRVLLLVDLHEGAQQQFLDAYEQMRDRVASVPGHLGDQLCQSVENPSQWVITSEWATAPPYLAWVNSEEHLETVRPLQNCVRELRSMRYGIVRETGGDRPRTGALQSAVRVGDGVIRHALTFTVKPGSESKVAEILAGYAPPEARVDDTTRLRRTTLFMHGNRVVRTVEVEGDLMAALRHVSRQPEVRAVEEAINPYLEQDRDLTDPESARTFFIRAAMPPVHHVARGGPEPSDIRRHALYYPAKEGCGMALARYLARQDEAAAAAPASPVHRSTVFQREDIVVRLIDVQGDPETDPVTALGIHGPRKAAVLARLLDGATLGVTGRLIGERDAHRLLAHAGMSLITDRRAAQS; this is encoded by the coding sequence ATGACCACTTCGCCCTACACGTCGCAGTCGGCGTTCGACGGCTCCAGGATGCGCGTCCTCCTGCTCGTCGACCTCCATGAAGGCGCGCAGCAGCAGTTCCTGGACGCGTACGAGCAGATGCGTGACCGAGTCGCCTCGGTTCCCGGTCACCTCGGCGACCAGTTGTGCCAGTCCGTGGAGAACCCCTCCCAGTGGGTGATCACGAGCGAATGGGCGACCGCCCCGCCCTACCTCGCCTGGGTGAACAGCGAAGAGCATCTCGAGACGGTCCGGCCGCTGCAGAACTGCGTCCGTGAGCTCCGCTCGATGCGGTACGGCATCGTCCGTGAAACCGGCGGCGACCGGCCCCGGACCGGCGCGCTCCAGTCGGCCGTACGGGTGGGCGACGGCGTGATCCGCCACGCCCTGACCTTCACCGTGAAGCCCGGCTCCGAGTCCAAGGTCGCCGAGATCCTCGCCGGCTACGCCCCGCCCGAGGCCCGCGTCGACGACACCACGCGGCTGCGCCGCACCACCCTGTTCATGCACGGCAACCGCGTGGTGCGCACCGTCGAGGTGGAGGGCGACCTGATGGCGGCCCTGCGCCATGTCTCCCGCCAGCCCGAGGTGCGGGCCGTCGAGGAGGCCATCAACCCGTACCTGGAGCAGGACCGCGACCTCACCGACCCCGAGTCCGCGCGGACCTTCTTCATCCGTGCCGCCATGCCGCCGGTCCACCACGTGGCGCGCGGCGGCCCGGAGCCGTCCGACATCAGGCGGCACGCCCTCTACTACCCGGCCAAAGAGGGCTGTGGGATGGCGCTGGCCCGGTATCTCGCACGACAGGACGAGGCAGCCGCGGCCGCCCCCGCCTCCCCCGTGCACCGCAGCACCGTCTTCCAGCGCGAGGACATCGTCGTCCGCCTCATCGACGTACAAGGTGATCCCGAGACCGATCCGGTCACGGCGCTCGGCATCCACGGCCCGAGGAAGGCAGCCGTGCTGGCACGGCTGCTCGACGGCGCGACGCTCGGCGTCACCGGACGGCTCATCGGCGAACGGGACGCCCACCGCCTCCTGGCGCACGCCGGCATGTCGCTGATCACCGACCGCAGGGCTGCGCAGTCCTGA
- a CDS encoding cupin domain-containing protein, protein MDKMRPRVVDANEIEPNRKRGGDLRTLLTPVTVGATSGFMGLAIMRPGERISEHYHPYSEEFVYVVEGRLEVDLDGETFSLRADQGLMIPIDMRHRFRNVGDEEARMVFHLSPLAPKPSLGHVDTEAPEISDDLKPYPLVQEEGAQPERPGVLS, encoded by the coding sequence ATGGACAAGATGCGCCCGCGCGTCGTGGACGCCAACGAGATCGAGCCCAACCGCAAGCGCGGCGGTGACCTGCGCACCCTGCTCACCCCTGTCACGGTGGGCGCCACGAGCGGCTTCATGGGCCTGGCCATCATGCGGCCCGGCGAACGCATCAGCGAGCACTACCACCCGTACTCCGAGGAGTTCGTGTACGTAGTCGAGGGTCGGCTGGAGGTCGACCTGGATGGAGAAACGTTTTCTCTCCGGGCCGACCAGGGCCTCATGATCCCCATCGACATGCGGCACCGCTTCCGCAACGTCGGTGACGAGGAGGCCCGGATGGTCTTCCACCTCAGCCCGCTCGCGCCCAAGCCGAGCCTCGGTCACGTCGACACGGAGGCCCCGGAGATCAGCGACGACCTCAAGCCGTACCCGCTGGTCCAGGAGGAGGGTGCGCAGCCGGAACGCCCAGGAGTGCTGTCATGA
- a CDS encoding beta-ketoacyl-[acyl-carrier-protein] synthase family protein translates to MTRRVAVTGVGVVAPGGIGVPAFWDLLSNGRTATRGITLFNPEGLRSRIAAECDFDPLAHGLDPEAVQRADRYIQFALVAAEEAVTDSGVDFAAEDPWRVAVSLGSAVGGTTRLEHDYVLVSERGSRWDVDHHAAEPRLHRAFSPSTLAADVAERFGAQGPVQTVSTGCTSGLDAVGYAFHTIEEGRAEICLAGASDSPISPITMACFDAIKATSPNNDDPEHASRPFDAHRDGFVMGEGAAVLVLEELEHARARGAHIYCEIGGYATFGNAYHMTGLTSEGLEMARAIDDTLDHARVDPTEIDYVNAHGSGTRQNDRHETAAVKKSLGAHAYDTPMSSIKSMVGHSLGAIGAIEVVACVLALARQVVPPTANYETPDPECDLDYVPRTARSRRLDNVLSVGSGFGGFQSAVLLTGPNGRRRR, encoded by the coding sequence ATGACCCGGCGCGTGGCGGTCACCGGCGTAGGCGTGGTCGCCCCCGGCGGGATCGGAGTGCCCGCGTTCTGGGACCTCCTGTCCAACGGCCGTACGGCGACCCGAGGCATCACCCTGTTCAACCCCGAGGGCCTGCGCTCCCGGATAGCCGCCGAGTGCGACTTCGACCCCCTCGCGCACGGCCTGGACCCCGAGGCCGTCCAACGCGCCGACCGGTACATACAGTTCGCGCTCGTCGCCGCCGAGGAGGCCGTGACCGACAGCGGTGTCGACTTCGCCGCCGAGGACCCCTGGCGCGTCGCCGTGTCCCTGGGCAGCGCGGTGGGCGGCACGACCCGCTTGGAGCACGACTACGTCCTCGTCAGCGAGCGCGGCAGCCGCTGGGACGTCGACCACCACGCCGCCGAGCCCCGGCTGCACCGGGCGTTCTCGCCCAGCACGCTGGCGGCCGACGTCGCCGAACGGTTCGGCGCCCAGGGCCCGGTGCAGACCGTGTCCACCGGCTGCACCTCCGGCCTCGACGCCGTGGGCTACGCCTTCCACACCATCGAGGAGGGCCGCGCCGAGATCTGCCTCGCCGGGGCGTCCGACTCCCCGATCTCCCCGATCACCATGGCCTGCTTCGACGCCATCAAGGCCACGTCGCCCAACAACGACGACCCGGAGCACGCCTCCCGCCCCTTCGACGCCCACCGCGACGGCTTCGTCATGGGCGAGGGCGCCGCCGTCCTCGTCCTGGAGGAGCTGGAGCACGCCCGCGCGCGGGGCGCGCACATCTACTGCGAGATCGGCGGCTACGCCACCTTCGGCAACGCTTACCACATGACCGGTCTGACCAGTGAGGGCCTGGAGATGGCACGGGCCATCGACGACACCCTCGACCACGCGCGCGTGGACCCCACGGAGATCGACTACGTCAACGCGCACGGCTCCGGCACCCGTCAGAACGACCGGCACGAGACCGCCGCCGTCAAGAAGTCGCTGGGCGCCCACGCCTACGACACGCCCATGAGCTCGATCAAGTCCATGGTGGGCCACTCGCTCGGCGCGATCGGCGCGATCGAGGTGGTGGCCTGTGTACTCGCGCTGGCCCGGCAGGTGGTGCCGCCGACGGCGAACTACGAGACCCCGGACCCCGAGTGCGACCTGGACTACGTCCCGCGCACCGCACGCTCCCGCCGGCTCGACAACGTGCTCTCCGTGGGCAGCGGCTTCGGCGGGTTCCAGTCCGCGGTGCTCCTGACGGGGCCGAACGGGAGGAGACGACGGTGA